From the genome of Candidatus Neomarinimicrobiota bacterium:
AATCCCCCCACCGGCGGCCCGCTGGATACTGAAGGACCGCGTGTCATCCTGGTAGAGGCCCCCAGCGGCACTCCGGACCTGGAGCCTGACCAGGACATCGAGATCACCTTCCACGAACTGGTGGACCCAGTATCGGTCCCCGGCTCGGTGGTGCTTACGCCGGAGATCCCCTTCAGCGTCCGGGTACGGGGCCGACACATCCGCATCCGCCCCGAAGAACCATTCCAGACCGGCCGTACCTGCGTCCTTACCCTCCAGCGGGGCATCCGCGACTACCAGAATAACAGTATCCCCCAGTCCTACCAGCTGGTCTTCAGCACCGGTGGAAAGATACCGGTCGGCCG
Proteins encoded in this window:
- a CDS encoding Ig-like domain-containing protein; protein product: MPRAILPFVRLHPRGLLLLAGAVFLWHCAAENPPTGGPLDTEGPRVILVEAPSGTPDLEPDQDIEITFHELVDPVSVPGSVVLTPEIPFSVRVRGRHIRIRPEEPFQTGRTCVLTLQRGIRDYQNNSIPQSYQLVFSTGGKIPVGRIQGQVAGLAS